One region of Bacteroidales bacterium genomic DNA includes:
- a CDS encoding iron-containing alcohol dehydrogenase: MENFIAYNPTAIHFGKDVINEISKIIKLYGNKVFLIYGKGSVVKHGYYNLIVEKLIKAGIEITEYSGIKPNPVETDVREAVEVGINNNVEIVLALGGGSVIDSAKAIAVCIPENLDVWDVVKSKVVPQKALPIFTILTLAATGTEMNPYAVIQNHKTNEKIGFGYDLMYPKHSFLDPKFTYTVPKNYTAFGIVDIIAHAFENYFGYGESPLAERFVASIVKESMHYAPLVLKEPKNYDYRANIMLQSTYALNGTTVIGKAGGDWGVHNIGHILSLLYDTPHGASLSVAYPAWLKLMSNKIPEKIKKLSELIFNTDDINTFINNLEFFFRSINAPINLIEAGIGYDKKDEIINLMKKNKVSGYHYSFDDYEKLVGLMYGS; this comes from the coding sequence ATGGAAAACTTTATTGCTTATAATCCAACTGCAATACATTTTGGAAAAGATGTTATTAATGAAATAAGTAAGATTATTAAGTTATACGGAAATAAAGTGTTTTTAATATATGGTAAAGGATCTGTTGTGAAACACGGATATTATAATTTGATTGTTGAAAAATTGATAAAAGCCGGTATTGAAATTACAGAATATTCCGGAATAAAGCCAAACCCCGTTGAGACCGATGTTAGAGAAGCTGTTGAAGTAGGGATTAATAACAATGTTGAAATTGTGTTGGCACTGGGTGGTGGAAGTGTTATTGATTCTGCAAAAGCAATTGCTGTTTGTATTCCGGAAAATTTGGATGTATGGGATGTCGTGAAATCAAAAGTAGTTCCTCAAAAAGCATTGCCAATTTTTACAATATTGACATTAGCAGCAACAGGAACAGAAATGAATCCTTATGCCGTAATTCAAAATCATAAAACAAATGAGAAGATTGGTTTCGGATATGATCTTATGTATCCCAAACACTCATTTTTAGACCCGAAATTTACATACACCGTTCCGAAAAATTATACTGCATTCGGAATTGTTGATATAATTGCTCACGCATTTGAGAATTATTTCGGATATGGAGAATCGCCTTTGGCTGAAAGATTTGTTGCCTCAATTGTAAAAGAAAGTATGCATTATGCTCCTCTTGTTCTGAAAGAACCGAAAAACTACGATTACAGAGCAAACATTATGTTACAATCAACTTATGCTTTAAACGGCACAACGGTTATAGGCAAGGCAGGTGGAGATTGGGGTGTACACAACATTGGTCACATATTGTCATTATTGTATGATACACCACACGGAGCAAGTTTGTCTGTTGCATACCCTGCTTGGTTGAAATTAATGAGCAATAAGATCCCTGAAAAAATAAAAAAACTTTCTGAATTAATTTTTAATACAGATGATATTAATACATTTATTAATAATCTTGAATTTTTTTTTCGTTCAATAAATGCACCGATCAATCTAATTGAAGCAGGTATAGGATATGACAAAAAAGATGAAATAATCAATTTAATGAAGAAAAATAAAGTATCCGGTTATCATTATTCATTTGATGATTATGAGAAATTGGTTGGATTGATGTATGGAAGTTAA
- a CDS encoding PD-(D/E)XK nuclease family protein, with amino-acid sequence MQAFLYETAKEILCKYKLDIHSYCFVFPNKRTNFFFRKYYSELYGASHKAPKMLEIRRLIHQFTKLTDVDDLAVIFKLYKIFKKTDIDSKHNFDQFYKLGEIILSDFNEIDSWLTDPIQIFKNITDIKEIETHFDWLTEEQKDVLKKFWINFAVDEKSKEKKMFLELWNILPNVYKELKEYLLKRKIAYTGLLYRVLSDLIDQDKLNTNQYIKYIFIGFNALNSAELKLFKHLDKEGQAEFYWDTDKYYHLDNKQEAGDFLRKNFSALNISTKNIPENFLKSKEINLTGVSLNLGQAKILPEILKKIRNEEISDRTAIILADEHMLFPVINSLPEYVDLINVTMGYPMKLTPVFQFIKLYSDLHVQSNKNKSNTYYYKYVINLLKHPYVAENDKELNEKVINEINKNNSVYIPANLFSNKKNNFYKLLFLKIPDKDASITFLQTLLNLLFIIFDKTKDEEGNTVKNLKNEYIHRAYTKTKRLKELLLENDVETGLKLTADILMQIMRTDQISFEGDAVEGLQLMGLMESRNLDFKNIILLGFNEGNIPSVSKKPTFLSQSIRYAFEMPVIKHQDSVYAYLFYRLLQKAENINLVYNNIVNESNSGEVSRFAFQLLYESGLKINHIQYNEKLFPVEPNEISVKKTPEVLKKLDKFTSESTNAFKKISPAALNTYLDCSLKFYMKYVAEIKESKEVEEEFSSATFGSLLHLILENVYTELKTKKGNSIVKPEDFELIFVSLPEIIELSYNKYYKNQTIKTIGSQIIIKEVLLRYVTSVLKTDKEYAPFEIISLEADDDFSTQIEIEVDKQIKQVLLNGIIDRIDKKNNIYRVIDYKTGQPNNKFASVESLFNSELKKRSSHVFQTFFYTYLFIKSKKDDKINVKPGIYYTRSMNKSSYDESVKMKIAHNKDITIDEIELIKIIPEFINEIKKLLIEIFSSEYSFVQTDNTDICKYCSYNMICSK; translated from the coding sequence ATGCAAGCATTTCTGTACGAAACAGCAAAAGAAATTTTATGCAAATATAAGTTGGATATACATTCATATTGCTTTGTGTTTCCTAATAAAAGAACAAATTTCTTTTTCCGCAAATATTATTCAGAACTTTACGGTGCATCTCATAAGGCACCTAAAATGCTTGAGATAAGAAGATTGATACATCAATTCACAAAATTAACTGATGTTGATGATTTGGCTGTTATATTTAAACTTTATAAGATATTTAAAAAAACAGATATAGACAGTAAACATAATTTTGATCAATTTTATAAATTAGGAGAAATTATTTTGTCTGACTTTAATGAAATTGACAGTTGGTTAACAGACCCCATACAAATATTTAAGAATATCACAGACATTAAAGAAATTGAAACTCATTTTGATTGGTTAACTGAAGAACAAAAGGATGTTTTGAAAAAGTTTTGGATTAATTTTGCTGTTGATGAGAAAAGTAAAGAAAAAAAAATGTTTTTGGAACTATGGAACATTCTGCCGAATGTTTACAAAGAACTGAAAGAATATTTATTAAAAAGAAAAATTGCATACACCGGATTGCTTTACAGAGTATTATCAGATTTAATTGATCAAGATAAGCTTAATACAAATCAATACATAAAATACATCTTTATTGGGTTTAATGCCTTAAACAGCGCTGAACTTAAGTTATTCAAACACTTGGATAAAGAGGGGCAAGCTGAATTTTATTGGGATACAGATAAATATTATCATCTTGACAATAAACAAGAAGCAGGTGATTTTTTGAGAAAAAACTTTTCTGCTCTTAATATTAGCACCAAAAATATTCCTGAAAACTTTTTGAAGTCCAAAGAAATCAATTTGACAGGCGTATCGTTAAATCTTGGTCAGGCAAAGATTCTTCCTGAAATTTTAAAGAAAATCAGAAATGAAGAAATATCAGACAGAACAGCAATTATTTTGGCAGATGAACATATGCTTTTCCCTGTAATAAATTCTTTGCCCGAATATGTTGATTTAATCAATGTAACTATGGGTTATCCCATGAAACTGACACCCGTTTTTCAGTTTATAAAACTATATTCTGATTTGCATGTTCAATCTAATAAAAATAAAAGCAATACATATTATTATAAGTATGTAATTAATCTTTTAAAGCATCCTTATGTTGCAGAAAACGACAAAGAACTTAATGAAAAAGTAATAAATGAGATTAATAAAAATAATTCTGTTTATATTCCTGCTAATTTATTCTCAAACAAAAAAAATAATTTTTATAAATTGCTGTTTTTAAAAATTCCTGACAAAGATGCTTCAATAACTTTCTTACAAACTTTATTGAATTTATTATTTATAATTTTTGATAAAACAAAAGATGAAGAAGGTAATACAGTTAAAAATCTTAAAAATGAATATATTCACAGAGCTTATACAAAAACAAAAAGATTAAAAGAACTTCTTTTGGAAAATGATGTTGAGACAGGATTAAAATTAACTGCGGATATTTTGATGCAAATAATGAGAACCGATCAAATTTCTTTTGAAGGTGATGCAGTGGAAGGTCTCCAATTAATGGGTTTGATGGAATCTCGAAACTTGGATTTTAAAAACATTATTCTTTTAGGTTTTAATGAAGGAAATATTCCTTCAGTTTCAAAAAAACCTACATTTTTATCTCAAAGTATCAGATATGCTTTTGAAATGCCTGTTATTAAACATCAAGATTCTGTTTATGCATATTTGTTTTACCGATTATTACAAAAAGCAGAAAATATTAATTTAGTTTATAATAACATTGTAAATGAATCAAATTCAGGGGAAGTAAGCAGATTTGCTTTTCAATTGTTGTATGAATCCGGTTTAAAGATTAATCATATACAATATAATGAAAAATTATTTCCGGTTGAACCAAATGAGATTTCCGTAAAAAAAACACCGGAAGTTCTAAAAAAGCTTGATAAATTTACTTCCGAATCAACTAATGCTTTTAAAAAAATTTCGCCGGCAGCTCTTAATACTTATCTTGATTGTTCATTAAAATTCTATATGAAATATGTTGCGGAAATTAAAGAAAGTAAAGAAGTAGAAGAAGAATTTTCTTCTGCAACTTTTGGTTCATTATTGCATTTAATACTTGAAAATGTATATACAGAGTTAAAAACAAAAAAAGGTAACAGTATAGTTAAACCTGAAGATTTTGAACTGATATTTGTAAGTCTTCCTGAAATTATTGAATTATCTTATAATAAATATTATAAAAATCAGACAATTAAAACTATAGGCAGTCAAATTATTATTAAAGAAGTCTTATTGAGATATGTAACTTCTGTTTTAAAAACAGATAAAGAATATGCTCCGTTTGAAATTATATCTTTAGAAGCTGATGATGATTTTTCAACACAAATTGAAATTGAAGTTGATAAACAAATTAAACAAGTATTGCTGAACGGTATAATTGACAGAATTGATAAAAAAAACAATATATATCGAGTTATTGATTATAAAACAGGTCAACCGAACAATAAATTTGCCTCTGTAGAATCATTATTTAATTCTGAATTGAAAAAAAGATCATCACATGTTTTTCAAACTTTTTTTTATACATATTTATTTATTAAGAGTAAAAAAGATGATAAAATCAATGTAAAACCGGGCATTTATTATACTCGTTCAATGAATAAATCATCATACGATGAATCTGTGAAAATGAAAATAGCTCATAATAAAGATATTACAATTGATGAAATAGAATTAATTAAAATAATACCTGAATTTATTAATGAAATAAAAAAATTACTGATTGAAATATTTTCTTCGGAATATTCATTTGTCCAAACAGATAACACAGATATATGTAAATATTGCAGTTATAATATGATTTGCAGTAAATAA
- a CDS encoding PAS domain S-box protein, translating into MDKELSKLFNTGPVVVFKWDIENSSVVSVSENAEDIFGYSIDEITSGSAFLFKVIRKNNISKITKLIFEIKKSDSDTFTIDNFEIKLKNKKIKWIKVHLKIEKNNNNKPIFCSGYAIDITNEVETEKKLKESETKYRIISEYSTDIIFMISRTGKILYINKPVKETSGFNASEIVEENFRKFVPISEIPRCLSKLTKAFLGKEVRNFRTYAINDKKELIPIEISGKIVNYKGKKVGLGFVRNVSEQEEYENELKKLSSAVEFSVNGVLITDSSGRTEYLNKKYSKISGFNYSDLKGKLFRLFESKNSALFNEMSDSINNKGAWQDEFYQKTKTGKPYWEHISVAPIYSKKKEIINYIIITQDVTNRIKVEKELILAKEKAEESERLKSAFLANMSHEIRTPLNAILGFADFIKNKNLEIEKQKKFADIILESGTHLLDLINNIVNLAKLEAGQVEINESFVNIKDLFEELYMIFKPNIQNPDIEFNYQIKDQHLIKDFISDRTGIKQIFINLISNALKFTEKGYVRYTCMYMKDKLLFTVEDTGIGIPQNFKKEIFDRFSQVYNISEKYGGTGLGLSIVLENVKLLDGKIRLETEINKGTSFYIEFPYLLPDKKRVSRKIS; encoded by the coding sequence ATGGATAAAGAACTTTCAAAATTATTTAATACAGGACCTGTAGTTGTCTTTAAATGGGATATTGAAAACTCATCTGTTGTCTCTGTGTCTGAAAATGCTGAGGATATATTCGGTTATTCTATAGATGAAATAACTTCGGGCAGTGCATTTTTATTTAAAGTAATCAGAAAAAATAATATTTCCAAAATAACGAAACTTATTTTTGAAATTAAAAAGAGTGATTCTGATACGTTTACTATAGATAATTTTGAAATAAAATTAAAAAATAAAAAAATAAAGTGGATAAAAGTCCATTTAAAAATTGAAAAAAATAATAATAATAAACCAATATTTTGTTCCGGTTATGCTATTGATATAACAAATGAAGTTGAAACAGAGAAGAAACTTAAGGAAAGTGAAACAAAATATCGTATAATCTCTGAATATTCAACGGATATTATCTTTATGATCAGCAGAACAGGTAAAATTTTATACATAAATAAACCTGTAAAAGAAACATCAGGTTTTAATGCATCTGAAATTGTAGAAGAAAACTTTCGAAAATTTGTTCCTATATCTGAAATTCCAAGATGTTTATCAAAATTAACCAAAGCTTTTCTCGGCAAAGAAGTTCGTAATTTCAGGACATATGCAATAAATGATAAAAAAGAACTTATTCCCATTGAAATCAGCGGAAAGATAGTTAATTATAAAGGAAAGAAAGTAGGTTTGGGCTTTGTAAGAAATGTCAGTGAGCAAGAAGAATATGAAAATGAACTGAAAAAACTTTCATCTGCAGTAGAATTTTCCGTAAACGGAGTATTAATAACTGATTCAAGCGGAAGAACAGAGTATTTGAACAAAAAATATTCAAAAATTTCGGGTTTTAATTATTCTGATCTTAAAGGAAAATTATTCAGGTTATTCGAAAGCAAAAATTCTGCATTGTTTAATGAAATGTCTGACAGTATAAATAATAAAGGAGCATGGCAAGATGAGTTCTATCAAAAAACGAAGACCGGAAAACCATATTGGGAACATATTTCTGTTGCACCAATCTACAGCAAAAAGAAAGAAATAATAAATTATATTATAATAACTCAGGATGTTACAAACAGAATAAAAGTTGAAAAGGAATTAATTTTGGCAAAAGAAAAAGCTGAAGAAAGTGAGCGTCTGAAATCTGCTTTTTTGGCTAATATGTCACACGAAATCAGAACACCACTGAATGCAATTTTAGGATTTGCGGATTTTATTAAAAATAAAAATTTGGAAATTGAAAAGCAGAAAAAATTTGCCGATATTATTCTGGAAAGCGGAACTCATTTGCTCGATTTGATAAACAACATTGTAAATTTAGCAAAATTAGAAGCCGGGCAAGTTGAAATAAATGAAAGCTTTGTAAATATTAAAGATTTGTTTGAAGAATTGTATATGATATTCAAACCAAACATCCAAAATCCCGATATTGAATTTAACTATCAAATTAAAGACCAACATTTAATTAAAGATTTCATAAGTGACAGAACCGGAATTAAACAAATATTTATTAATCTTATTAGTAATGCACTAAAATTTACTGAAAAAGGATATGTAAGATATACTTGTATGTATATGAAAGATAAACTTTTATTTACTGTTGAAGATACAGGAATAGGAATTCCTCAAAATTTTAAAAAGGAGATATTTGACAGATTCAGTCAAGTATATAATATCTCTGAAAAGTATGGCGGCACAGGTTTGGGGCTGTCTATTGTTTTGGAAAATGTTAAATTATTAGACGGAAAAATTCGACTTGAAACCGAAATAAATAAAGGTACAAGTTTTTATATTGAATTTCCATACCTGTTACCAGACAAGAAAAGAGTTTCCCGTAAGATATCTTAA
- a CDS encoding 2-oxoacid:acceptor oxidoreductase subunit alpha, protein MAKKIIEVDEVVVKFAGDSGDGMQLTGTQFSDTSALLGDDISTFPDYPAEIRAPVGTVGGVSGFQLHFGKIVDNPGDFCDVLVAMNPAALKANMRWVKDGGTIIIDTDSFTDKNFAKAGFQQENLKEIYQDFNVIQAPMTTLTKETLVNSGLDNKSMVRSKNMFALGMVYCIFDRPLNYTEKFLDKKFVKKPNIAESNKKTLRSGFNYAVTIHAMPSYRVHSSNSLEKGRYRNMNGNTAAAWGLLAAAEKANLPFFLGSYPITPASEILVEISLRKDLGAKSFQAEDEIGGIVTAVGASFAGNLAATSTSGPGLALKSEAIGLAVITELPLVIVNVQRGGPSTGLPTKTEQSDLFQALYGRNGESPVPVIAASSPSNCFDYAFEAGKIALEHMTPVLLLTDGFLANGTEPWKIPSMADMPVIKHKLKPKGEGEYLPYKRDPETLVREWAIPGTEGYEHRVGGLEKMDLTGNVSYIPENHELMTKYRADKVQNLENVFPELKVEGDEDADLLVIAWGSTYGHITTAVRELNKEGYKVAHAHFNYINPLPKNTADVFGKYKKHLVCEMNLGQFAGYLDMKHPEFEYLKFNKIQGLPFTVVELKEKIKQLTGKN, encoded by the coding sequence ATGGCAAAAAAAATTATTGAAGTTGATGAAGTTGTTGTAAAATTTGCAGGCGATTCAGGCGACGGAATGCAACTTACGGGAACACAGTTCTCCGATACATCCGCACTTCTCGGTGATGATATTTCTACTTTTCCGGACTATCCGGCTGAGATTAGAGCTCCTGTCGGAACCGTAGGCGGAGTTTCAGGTTTTCAACTTCATTTCGGAAAAATTGTTGATAATCCCGGAGATTTTTGTGATGTATTAGTAGCAATGAACCCTGCTGCTTTAAAGGCAAATATGAGATGGGTAAAAGACGGCGGAACAATTATTATTGATACTGATTCTTTTACTGATAAGAACTTTGCAAAAGCGGGTTTTCAACAAGAAAATTTGAAAGAAATATATCAAGATTTTAATGTTATTCAAGCTCCAATGACAACTTTAACTAAAGAAACATTAGTTAATTCAGGTTTGGATAATAAAAGCATGGTTCGCAGTAAAAATATGTTTGCTCTCGGTATGGTTTATTGTATATTTGACAGGCCACTCAATTATACTGAAAAATTCCTTGATAAAAAGTTTGTAAAAAAGCCAAATATAGCAGAATCAAATAAAAAAACTTTAAGAAGCGGATTTAATTATGCTGTTACTATTCATGCAATGCCTTCATACAGAGTGCATTCTTCAAATTCACTTGAAAAAGGCAGATACAGAAATATGAATGGTAACACTGCAGCAGCATGGGGATTACTCGCTGCTGCTGAAAAAGCAAATTTACCGTTTTTTCTTGGCTCATATCCAATAACACCTGCTTCTGAAATCCTTGTTGAAATATCTTTAAGAAAAGATCTCGGAGCCAAATCGTTTCAGGCTGAAGACGAAATAGGCGGTATTGTAACTGCTGTTGGTGCAAGTTTTGCCGGAAATTTGGCCGCAACTTCAACTTCAGGTCCCGGATTAGCATTAAAATCGGAAGCAATAGGATTAGCAGTAATTACGGAATTACCGCTTGTTATTGTTAATGTTCAACGCGGTGGTCCGTCAACAGGCCTGCCTACAAAAACCGAACAATCAGATTTATTTCAAGCTCTTTACGGAAGAAACGGTGAAAGTCCGGTGCCTGTTATTGCAGCAAGCTCACCTTCAAATTGTTTCGATTATGCTTTTGAAGCAGGTAAGATCGCATTAGAACATATGACTCCGGTATTATTATTAACAGACGGTTTCCTCGCAAACGGAACTGAACCGTGGAAAATTCCTTCAATGGCAGATATGCCTGTAATTAAACATAAACTAAAGCCAAAAGGCGAAGGCGAATATTTACCATACAAAAGAGACCCTGAAACTTTGGTCAGAGAATGGGCAATACCCGGAACAGAGGGTTACGAACACAGAGTAGGAGGGCTTGAAAAAATGGATTTAACCGGTAATGTTTCATATATACCGGAAAACCATGAACTGATGACTAAATACAGAGCTGATAAAGTTCAAAATTTGGAAAATGTTTTCCCCGAATTAAAAGTTGAAGGAGATGAAGATGCCGATTTATTAGTAATAGCTTGGGGTAGTACTTACGGACATATTACAACTGCCGTAAGAGAATTGAATAAAGAAGGTTATAAAGTAGCACATGCTCATTTTAACTATATTAATCCTTTGCCGAAAAATACGGCGGATGTTTTCGGAAAATATAAGAAACATCTCGTTTGTGAAATGAATCTCGGCCAATTTGCCGGTTATCTTGATATGAAACATCCTGAATTTGAATATCTTAAATTTAACAAAATACAAGGATTACCTTTTACGGTAGTAGAACTAAAAGAAAAAATTAAACAATTAACCGGAAAAAATTAA
- a CDS encoding 2-oxoacid:ferredoxin oxidoreductase subunit beta, with amino-acid sequence MSDNKYTFKDFKSDQEVRWCPGCGDTAVLMSVQKAMAELDHKKEDYAVISGIGCSSRFPYYMNTYGFHGIHGRAGVLASGVKTANPKLSVWQITGDGDALAIGGNHFIHEIRRNINLNIVLFNNQIYGLTKGQYSPTSLFGQVTKTSPYGTVEQPFHPGELVLGAQGKFFARSIDTKVKETTDILIEADKHVGTSVVEILQNCVIYNDGAYNNITSKETRDDNQIWLEHGKPLLFGKDKQKGLIVDGMKLRVVHLSDRISEENILVHDAHEPDPSLHLALINMRVGLGFPVAFGIIRQVEAPAYDQLIEQQIEEVKSKSKIKNMDDVLNSGSTWVVK; translated from the coding sequence ATGAGTGATAATAAATATACATTCAAAGATTTTAAAAGTGATCAGGAAGTAAGATGGTGTCCGGGATGTGGTGACACTGCTGTACTGATGTCAGTTCAAAAAGCAATGGCTGAATTAGATCATAAAAAAGAAGATTATGCAGTTATTTCAGGTATCGGATGTTCTTCCAGATTTCCGTATTATATGAATACATACGGTTTTCACGGAATTCACGGTCGTGCAGGTGTTTTGGCATCAGGAGTAAAAACAGCAAATCCGAAATTAAGTGTTTGGCAAATAACCGGCGACGGTGATGCTCTGGCAATCGGAGGAAACCATTTTATTCATGAAATAAGAAGAAATATTAACCTGAATATTGTACTTTTTAACAATCAAATCTATGGTTTAACAAAAGGACAATATTCACCGACATCATTATTTGGTCAAGTAACAAAAACATCTCCTTACGGTACTGTTGAACAACCTTTTCACCCCGGGGAATTAGTTCTGGGAGCTCAAGGAAAATTCTTTGCAAGATCAATTGATACTAAAGTAAAAGAAACTACAGATATTTTAATTGAAGCTGATAAGCATGTCGGTACATCTGTTGTTGAAATTTTACAAAACTGTGTCATTTATAATGATGGTGCATATAATAATATAACATCTAAAGAGACAAGGGATGATAATCAAATATGGCTTGAACACGGAAAACCATTGTTATTCGGAAAAGATAAGCAAAAAGGATTAATTGTTGACGGAATGAAATTAAGAGTTGTTCATTTAAGTGACCGTATAAGTGAGGAAAATATATTGGTACATGATGCCCATGAACCGGATCCTTCTTTACACTTGGCATTAATAAATATGAGAGTAGGTCTTGGATTTCCGGTTGCATTCGGTATTATCAGGCAAGTTGAAGCACCTGCATATGATCAATTAATTGAACAACAAATTGAAGAAGTAAAATCAAAATCAAAAATCAAAAATATGGATGATGTCCTTAATAGTGGCAGCACTTGGGTTGTAAAATAA
- a CDS encoding Fic family protein has translation MEKKIPIHLQEIIFASSNSAVSKQISKLKKEKKIRKIAPRIYTSDFDDKPEAIIKRNLFFILGKLYPNSVLSHRSALEFRPTTSSQIFVTYKYTRKVKLPGIEIRFLEGSGPIEGDTQFSEDLYVSQQSRAFLENMQISRKIGANSKTLSRILIEEKLEKIIKIYGEEELNKIRDKARLIAGKLHMKDEFIKLNKIISALLSTHPSKILKSPLAAARAFGHPYDKARLELFEILFYELNKQDFIIRKEKNISTNAFKNFAFFESYFSNYIEGTEFHIDEAKQIIKSQLPLSARNEDSHDILGTYKIVSNLKEMSVIPDSVEDFIKILQYRHRVILNARKNSNPGLFKNKNNFAGKTAFVDKELVKGTISKSFDFYRVIKHPFAKAVYMMFIISEIHPFLDGNGRIARIMMNAELTSENQTKIIIPTVFREDYLLTLRRLTRNNDPKPYIRMLTKAQEFSHTVTGNNMDKMQNILDKSNAFTEPSEGKLNIMP, from the coding sequence ATGGAAAAAAAAATACCGATTCACTTGCAAGAGATAATTTTTGCTTCTTCAAACTCTGCCGTTTCAAAACAAATATCTAAACTTAAAAAAGAAAAGAAAATAAGAAAAATTGCTCCGAGAATATATACTTCTGATTTTGATGATAAACCGGAAGCTATTATTAAAAGAAATTTGTTTTTTATACTTGGCAAGTTATATCCTAATTCTGTTTTAAGTCACAGATCAGCATTAGAATTCAGACCTACAACTTCAAGTCAAATTTTTGTAACTTACAAATATACTCGAAAAGTAAAATTACCGGGTATTGAAATAAGATTTTTAGAGGGTAGCGGACCGATTGAAGGAGATACTCAATTTTCCGAAGACCTTTATGTTTCGCAACAATCAAGGGCTTTTTTAGAAAATATGCAAATTTCGAGAAAGATCGGAGCAAACTCAAAAACTTTGTCTCGTATTTTAATTGAAGAAAAACTTGAAAAAATAATAAAAATATATGGTGAAGAGGAGTTAAATAAAATTAGAGATAAAGCAAGATTAATTGCCGGCAAACTTCACATGAAAGATGAGTTTATAAAACTAAACAAAATAATCAGTGCTTTGCTGTCAACACATCCTTCAAAAATCCTGAAATCTCCTCTCGCTGCTGCAAGAGCATTCGGACATCCGTATGATAAAGCAAGATTGGAACTTTTTGAAATACTTTTTTATGAATTAAATAAACAAGATTTTATTATAAGAAAAGAGAAGAATATAAGTACAAATGCTTTTAAAAATTTTGCTTTTTTCGAAAGTTATTTCTCAAATTATATTGAAGGGACTGAATTTCATATTGATGAAGCAAAACAAATTATTAAATCGCAACTACCCTTATCTGCAAGAAATGAAGATTCTCATGATATTTTAGGGACTTATAAAATAGTTTCAAATTTAAAAGAAATGTCTGTTATTCCCGATTCTGTCGAAGATTTTATAAAGATATTACAATACAGGCACAGAGTTATATTAAATGCAAGAAAAAACTCAAACCCCGGACTGTTTAAAAATAAAAATAACTTTGCAGGTAAAACAGCATTTGTTGATAAAGAATTAGTTAAAGGAACAATTAGTAAAAGCTTTGATTTTTACAGAGTAATAAAACATCCATTTGCAAAAGCAGTGTATATGATGTTTATTATTAGTGAAATACATCCGTTTTTAGACGGCAACGGACGTATAGCACGAATAATGATGAATGCGGAACTTACTTCTGAAAATCAAACAAAAATCATAATTCCGACTGTTTTCAGAGAAGATTATTTATTGACATTAAGACGGCTTACAAGGAATAATGACCCAAAACCTTATATTCGTATGCTTACAAAAGCTCAAGAATTCAGTCATACTGTAACCGGAAATAATATGGATAAAATGCAAAACATTTTGGATAAAAGCAATGCATTTACAGAACCCTCTGAAGGAAAATTAAATATAATGCCCTGA